One Brachyspira suanatina DNA segment encodes these proteins:
- the rpsI gene encoding 30S ribosomal protein S9, with translation MAAKQLTIFTGKRKTANARVRITLGSGKILINGKNYAEYFCNRAALLKVVEDALKVTGNFGKYDVFANVHGGGVSAQADAVRHGIAKALVGESQDFRTTLKRNGFLTRDSRVVERKKYGRSGARKRFQFSKR, from the coding sequence ATGGCAGCTAAACAATTAACTATTTTTACTGGAAAAAGAAAAACAGCTAATGCAAGAGTTCGTATAACTTTAGGCAGCGGCAAAATTTTAATAAATGGAAAAAATTATGCTGAATACTTCTGCAATAGAGCAGCACTTCTTAAAGTAGTAGAAGATGCTTTGAAAGTAACAGGTAATTTTGGAAAATATGATGTATTTGCTAATGTTCATGGCGGCGGTGTTTCTGCTCAGGCTGATGCAGTAAGACATGGTATCGCTAAGGCTTTAGTAGGTGAAAGTCAGGATTTCAGAACTACTTTAAAAAGAAATGGATTCCTTACTAGAGATTCTCGTGTAGTTGAACGTAAAAAATACGGAAGATCTGGTGCTAGAAAACGTTTCCAATTCTCAAAACGTTAA
- the ispE gene encoding 4-(cytidine 5'-diphospho)-2-C-methyl-D-erythritol kinase, which produces MPIIKAPCKINISLDITSKRKDGYHLIESLFHTVNLYDVINIEKADKYNITTSGKYALEDDKEENIVTKIFNHFKSKMNLNNNYNIHIEKNIPTGAGLGGGSSDAANIIKFFLSELNIDINDDLIESFSSFGADIPFFIRGGCAWVSGIGEKIQNYDFTLPYNVILIYPNIHVSTKLAYSKFTPEDFNKSDLFYIKNMLDNRDINFEKIVSKTYNVFENNVFNLEKRIEEIKNKTESIIKRKVNMSGSGSSLFALYNNDDAMIEDDFKKLKNELNIDIYKVSLI; this is translated from the coding sequence ATGCCTATAATAAAAGCTCCATGCAAAATAAATATTTCTCTTGATATAACATCAAAAAGAAAAGACGGATATCATTTGATAGAATCTTTATTTCACACCGTTAATTTATATGATGTAATAAATATTGAAAAAGCTGATAAATATAATATTACAACAAGCGGTAAGTATGCATTAGAAGATGATAAAGAAGAAAATATTGTAACAAAAATATTCAATCATTTTAAAAGTAAAATGAATCTTAATAATAATTACAATATACATATAGAAAAAAACATACCTACAGGGGCAGGACTTGGAGGCGGATCATCTGATGCGGCTAATATTATTAAGTTTTTTTTATCTGAATTAAATATCGATATAAATGATGATTTAATAGAATCTTTTTCTTCATTTGGGGCAGATATTCCTTTTTTTATAAGAGGAGGATGTGCTTGGGTTTCAGGTATTGGAGAGAAGATACAAAATTATGATTTTACGCTTCCTTATAATGTTATTTTAATATACCCAAATATACATGTTTCTACAAAATTAGCTTATTCAAAATTTACTCCTGAAGATTTTAATAAATCAGATTTGTTTTATATAAAGAATATGCTTGATAATAGAGATATTAACTTTGAAAAAATAGTTTCAAAAACATATAATGTATTTGAGAATAATGTTTTTAATTTAGAAAAAAGAATAGAAGAAATAAAAAATAAAACAGAAAGTATAATTAAAAGAAAAGTAAATATGAGCGGTTCAGGTTCTTCGCTTTTTGCTTTATATAATAATGATGATGCTATGATTGAAGATGATTTTAAAAAATTAAAAAATGAACTTAATATTGATATATATAAAGTGAGTTTGATTTAA
- the priA gene encoding replication restart helicase PriA, translating to MYVKVVFNLPIDRILTYRKPDEINDSLVGCRVVAPIKGKNNKGIVVEEVETIDGNYKVYPIKARIDLEPICSDKEFKLAKWMSNYYHSSFGEALFAALPVGTPAKKEKKAKPIPAKQKPYLKLNEEQKAVLKKINESIESNNPKTFLLHGVTGSGKTEVYLQAIKKVVDMGKQAIVILPEISLTPQTIKRFAERFEGKIAVLHSKLSPNSKYRYWQMIKKDEIKIVIGARSAIFSPTPNLGIIVIDEEHETSYKAGDTPRYHARQVAFYRKSHENATLLLGSATPSIESFYYASIGKIELLSLKKRAASVNMPEVRILDLKKEKRADTFPMITQKLVEEINKKLEKKEQIILFLNRKGYAPVVTCSYCQRVLECPNCSVSLTYHKKKNVVMCHYCGYTQYLDELCDECKIGHFERIGSGTEKVEEHLNILFPNAVVERMDQDTVGGTKNYEKIFKRFSDGEIDILIGTQMIAKGLDFPNVTLVGVLLADMSLHIPDFRSAERTFNLITQVAGRSGRGEKNGVVYIQTYSPNNYSIECAKNHDYISFYNREIENRKAPLNYPPFSRLVRLVIRGIDEQKVKNDANKIADMLRMETYNDSDKIIILGATACAISKLNKYYRWNILIKTPSHSLLKNFFNKLNNTFTANKGNYIEIDIDPINML from the coding sequence ATGTATGTTAAAGTTGTTTTCAATCTGCCTATAGACAGAATACTTACATACAGAAAACCAGATGAGATTAATGATAGCTTGGTAGGATGTAGAGTTGTTGCTCCTATTAAGGGTAAAAATAATAAGGGTATTGTTGTAGAAGAAGTTGAAACTATAGACGGTAACTATAAAGTATATCCTATCAAAGCTAGAATTGATCTTGAACCTATTTGTTCAGATAAAGAATTCAAATTAGCAAAATGGATGAGTAATTATTATCATTCATCTTTCGGAGAGGCATTATTTGCCGCACTTCCTGTAGGTACTCCGGCCAAAAAAGAAAAAAAAGCTAAACCAATACCTGCAAAACAAAAACCATATTTAAAACTTAATGAAGAACAAAAAGCCGTACTAAAAAAAATTAATGAAAGTATAGAATCAAATAATCCAAAAACTTTTCTCCTTCATGGCGTAACAGGAAGCGGAAAAACAGAAGTATATTTGCAGGCTATAAAGAAAGTTGTTGATATGGGTAAGCAGGCAATAGTGATACTTCCTGAAATATCTTTAACACCTCAAACTATAAAAAGATTTGCTGAAAGATTTGAAGGAAAAATAGCAGTACTTCATAGTAAATTATCTCCTAATTCTAAATACAGATATTGGCAGATGATAAAAAAAGATGAGATAAAAATCGTTATAGGTGCTAGAAGTGCCATATTCTCCCCTACTCCAAATTTGGGTATAATAGTTATAGATGAAGAGCATGAAACAAGTTATAAGGCAGGAGATACTCCAAGATATCATGCCAGACAGGTTGCTTTTTATAGAAAATCTCATGAGAATGCTACATTGCTTTTAGGAAGTGCCACTCCTTCTATAGAAAGCTTTTATTATGCATCAATAGGCAAAATAGAGCTTCTAAGCCTAAAGAAAAGAGCAGCTTCAGTTAATATGCCTGAAGTAAGAATATTAGATTTGAAAAAGGAAAAAAGAGCAGATACTTTTCCTATGATTACTCAAAAACTTGTTGAGGAAATAAATAAAAAGTTAGAAAAAAAAGAACAAATTATACTATTTCTTAATCGTAAAGGTTATGCTCCTGTAGTTACTTGTTCATATTGTCAGAGAGTTTTAGAATGCCCTAATTGTTCGGTATCTCTTACTTATCATAAGAAGAAAAATGTTGTTATGTGCCATTACTGCGGATATACTCAATATTTAGATGAGCTTTGCGATGAATGTAAAATAGGACATTTCGAGAGAATAGGAAGCGGTACTGAAAAAGTAGAAGAGCATTTAAATATACTTTTTCCAAATGCTGTAGTAGAGAGAATGGATCAGGATACAGTAGGCGGAACAAAAAACTATGAAAAAATATTCAAAAGATTTTCTGATGGAGAAATAGATATATTAATTGGAACTCAAATGATTGCTAAAGGACTTGATTTTCCTAATGTTACTTTAGTCGGAGTACTTTTAGCAGATATGTCTCTTCATATACCTGATTTCAGAAGCGCTGAAAGGACTTTCAATTTAATAACTCAAGTAGCAGGAAGAAGCGGAAGAGGAGAAAAAAATGGTGTTGTATATATTCAAACTTATTCTCCTAATAATTATAGTATAGAATGTGCTAAAAATCATGATTATATATCTTTTTATAATAGAGAAATAGAAAATAGAAAAGCACCTTTAAATTATCCTCCTTTTTCAAGACTTGTAAGATTAGTAATAAGAGGAATAGATGAACAAAAAGTAAAAAATGATGCTAATAAAATAGCAGATATGCTTAGAATGGAAACATACAATGATTCAGATAAAATAATAATATTAGGAGCAACTGCATGCGCTATTAGTAAATTAAATAAATATTATAGATGGAATATTCTTATAAAAACTCCATCACATTCACTGCTAAAAAATTTCTTTAATAAACTAAATAATACTTTTACAGCAAATAAAGGCAATTATATAGAAATAGACATAGACCCTATAAATATGCTTTAA
- a CDS encoding TraR/DksA family transcriptional regulator: protein MTAKKLKKFKDLLLEEKRKTLDELLSGNETYEALKDDSHGDMVDIAFQAYEKQNLMNFSQKEKDKLDMLNNALKRIEDGTYGKCIDCKEEINEERLTALPYTLRCVNCMSKYEDKKRREKM from the coding sequence ATGACTGCTAAGAAGTTAAAAAAATTTAAAGATTTATTATTAGAAGAAAAAAGAAAAACATTAGATGAATTATTAAGCGGAAACGAAACTTATGAGGCTCTTAAAGATGATTCTCATGGTGATATGGTGGACATAGCATTTCAGGCTTATGAGAAACAAAATCTAATGAATTTCTCACAAAAAGAAAAAGATAAATTAGATATGCTTAATAATGCACTTAAAAGAATAGAAGACGGTACCTATGGTAAATGTATTGACTGTAAAGAAGAAATCAATGAAGAGAGATTAACTGCTTTACCTTATACTTTAAGATGTGTAAACTGCATGTCTAAATATGAAGATAAAAAACGTCGCGAAAAAATGTAA
- a CDS encoding response regulator, translating to MNNTEELIYDDDDMLSPIDAAKIVGVSRTTVNYWVRHYGLKADVTPGKRYKIRYADLKAFLAFNKKEKRIKLKRKQSKYKLAIIEPMEITRKNYLEWLKDDYDVTCISNLAAPLKELKKISPDIILMDINLSDDKDYFYLIDEIKKEISLRTSLIIIITKRYNEDDVVNGLEKGACDYVKKPVGQNELKARIKNAIRFYVDV from the coding sequence ATGAATAATACTGAAGAGCTAATATACGATGACGATGATATGCTGTCGCCTATAGATGCGGCTAAAATAGTTGGAGTCTCAAGAACTACAGTTAATTATTGGGTTAGACATTATGGATTAAAGGCTGATGTTACACCCGGCAAGAGATACAAAATTCGTTATGCTGATTTAAAAGCTTTTTTGGCTTTCAACAAAAAAGAAAAAAGAATCAAATTAAAAAGAAAACAGTCCAAATATAAGCTTGCCATAATCGAGCCTATGGAGATCACAAGAAAAAATTATCTTGAATGGCTTAAAGATGATTATGATGTTACATGTATATCTAATTTAGCTGCACCTTTAAAAGAGTTAAAAAAGATTTCACCTGATATCATTCTAATGGATATCAATTTATCAGATGATAAGGATTATTTTTATCTAATAGATGAAATTAAAAAAGAAATTTCTCTAAGAACATCATTAATTATTATTATTACAAAGAGATATAATGAAGATGATGTTGTAAATGGGCTTGAGAAAGGTGCTTGCGATTATGTAAAAAAGCCTGTGGGACAAAATGAACTTAAAGCAAGAATTAAAAATGCTATTAGATTTTATGTCGATGTGTAA
- the panC gene encoding pantoate--beta-alanine ligase, protein MYLTILKNIKSAYKFINDNKDKSIALIPTMGALHEGHAALIKKAKKECDIVIVSIFLNPLQFMKVEDIEKYPQDLDKDKKLLEECQADVLFLPSVEEMIPDDYSIHINIENSKFNIISRPIYYKGIITTILKLFNIISPTNVYFIEYDYQEVFIIKKIIKDLNYNIALKTIPIVRDENMLSLSGLNTLLSDREKEEATIIYKLLKEAREEFKKGGTKSSYLIDIIKNNLKSHKMLKLEYVHIADKETLTNVETATKNSIILISCYCGSTRLLDNMPLK, encoded by the coding sequence ATGTATTTAACTATATTAAAAAATATAAAAAGTGCATATAAATTTATTAATGATAATAAGGATAAATCTATAGCTTTAATTCCCACTATGGGAGCTTTGCATGAAGGACATGCGGCTTTAATAAAAAAAGCAAAAAAAGAATGTGATATTGTAATTGTGAGTATATTTCTTAATCCTCTTCAATTTATGAAAGTAGAAGATATAGAAAAATATCCTCAAGATTTAGATAAAGATAAAAAACTTTTAGAAGAATGTCAGGCAGATGTATTATTTTTACCATCTGTAGAAGAGATGATACCTGATGATTATTCTATTCATATAAATATAGAAAATAGTAAATTTAATATTATTTCAAGACCTATATATTATAAAGGCATAATAACAACAATATTAAAACTTTTTAATATAATATCGCCTACAAATGTATATTTTATTGAATATGATTATCAGGAAGTATTTATAATAAAAAAAATAATAAAAGATTTGAATTATAATATAGCACTAAAAACTATTCCTATAGTAAGAGATGAAAATATGCTCTCTTTAAGCGGTTTAAATACTTTATTAAGCGATAGAGAAAAAGAAGAAGCTACTATTATATATAAGCTTCTTAAAGAGGCAAGAGAAGAGTTTAAAAAAGGCGGTACTAAATCATCATATTTAATAGACATAATAAAGAATAATTTGAAATCTCATAAAATGCTTAAACTAGAATATGTTCATATAGCAGACAAAGAAACACTAACTAATGTAGAAACAGCAACAAAAAATTCAATAATACTCATATCCTGCTACTGCGGCTCTACTAGATTATTAGATAATATGCCTTTAAAATAA
- the rplM gene encoding 50S ribosomal protein L13, translating into MDKKTLKTKNSTYVLSQKDIKQNWLIIDAKGKSLGRVASRAAYMLKGKHKVDYAYNLDNGDYVIIINAKDIVLTGNKKKGKIHYRHTGYPGGIKAISYGELLEKNPERMVKIAVKGMLSHNPLGRLHLKKLKVYAGSEHPHEANKPTVVNI; encoded by the coding sequence ATGGATAAAAAAACATTAAAAACAAAAAACAGTACTTACGTTTTATCACAAAAAGATATAAAGCAAAATTGGCTAATAATAGATGCCAAAGGTAAGTCATTAGGAAGAGTAGCAAGCAGAGCAGCTTATATGCTTAAAGGAAAACATAAAGTAGACTATGCATACAACTTAGACAATGGTGATTATGTTATCATCATCAATGCTAAAGACATAGTATTAACAGGAAATAAAAAGAAAGGAAAAATTCACTATAGACATACAGGTTATCCAGGCGGTATAAAAGCTATAAGCTACGGCGAATTATTAGAAAAAAATCCTGAAAGAATGGTAAAAATAGCTGTAAAAGGTATGCTTTCTCATAATCCATTAGGAAGACTTCATCTTAAGAAGTTAAAAGTATATGCAGGAAGTGAGCATCCGCATGAAGCTAATAAACCTACTGTAGTAAATATATAA
- a CDS encoding chemotaxis protein CheB, giving the protein MLGAIRVLIAEDSKTTSALLNNVLANHYRIEVVSIVNNGIDAYKSIVSIKPDFVVMNIDLPLMGGIELLKLLKKDNIETNILIMSSLAQNKDLSSRALDLGALDIIYKPRNINSEFIRDNILNIILETTKNNPVKNDLGFDYNSSILNNCNMKEVIEDDEKTYLDKFDDNVKIMPYDQKQVATALSKSFRKDFKAPVLVAIGISTGGPRALRIMLPSLPKDFPLPILISQHIPKEFSSSLISSLQDISKIKIKEAQVDEEILPSIVYISPGDKNMGIYMDSKGKLRIKFYPDPDKKFVYTPCVDYLFNTIDEVLRDKAIAIVMTGMGNDGTSGMTKLYNDNNLTIAQDKASCTVYGMPRSVIENKVVHLVLSLYDIAEFLVQYLRGKLK; this is encoded by the coding sequence ATGTTGGGAGCTATCAGAGTACTTATAGCTGAGGATTCTAAAACTACTAGTGCATTATTAAATAATGTATTGGCTAATCATTATAGAATAGAAGTTGTAAGTATTGTGAATAATGGTATAGATGCATATAAATCTATAGTATCAATAAAACCTGATTTTGTTGTTATGAATATAGATTTACCATTGATGGGCGGTATAGAATTGTTAAAGTTATTAAAAAAAGATAATATAGAAACTAATATTTTAATTATGAGTTCTTTGGCACAGAATAAAGATTTATCATCTAGGGCTTTAGACTTAGGTGCTTTAGATATAATATATAAGCCTAGAAATATTAATTCTGAGTTTATTAGAGATAATATACTTAATATAATATTAGAAACTACAAAAAATAATCCTGTAAAAAATGATTTAGGTTTTGATTATAATTCAAGTATTTTAAATAATTGTAATATGAAAGAAGTTATTGAAGATGATGAAAAAACATACTTGGATAAATTTGATGATAATGTAAAAATTATGCCTTATGATCAAAAACAAGTTGCAACAGCTTTGAGTAAATCTTTTAGAAAAGACTTTAAAGCTCCTGTTTTAGTGGCAATAGGTATATCTACAGGAGGTCCTAGAGCACTTAGAATAATGCTTCCTAGTCTGCCTAAAGATTTTCCTTTACCTATATTAATATCTCAGCATATACCTAAAGAATTTTCATCTTCTCTTATTTCTAGTTTGCAGGATATTTCTAAAATAAAAATTAAAGAGGCCCAGGTAGATGAGGAGATATTACCGTCTATTGTATATATCTCTCCAGGTGATAAAAACATGGGTATATATATGGACAGCAAAGGAAAATTAAGAATTAAATTTTATCCTGATCCGGATAAAAAATTTGTTTATACACCATGTGTTGATTATTTATTTAATACTATTGATGAAGTTTTAAGAGATAAAGCTATTGCTATTGTAATGACAGGTATGGGAAATGACGGTACTAGCGGCATGACTAAATTATACAATGATAATAATTTAACTATTGCTCAGGATAAGGCAAGCTGCACAGTATACGGTATGCCTAGAAGTGTTATAGAGAATAAAGTTGTGCATTTGGTATTATCACTTTATGATATTGCCGAATTTTTGGTACAATATTTGAGAGGTAAACTTAAATGA
- a CDS encoding mannose-1-phosphate guanylyltransferase, which produces MKKSVLIMAGGIGERLWPLSRESKPKQFLSIIENKSLIEQTIDRALKITSEDNIFIITGKRYKDVFAKYMPSFKNIIYEPMGRDTAAAIALGAISIKEKIGNAMIAVLPADPIIKNEDLFIKSIENAIEVSENTNDVVVVGIKPNRAETGYGYIKIKDNIKDDVYNVDRFVEKPNYENACKFLEDGNYLWNSGMFIWSIDNILNSIKELMPDTYNKTVQTLEAKDDIQKEEIFKTIDKISFDFGIMEKLNNIKCIKSRFFWDDLGAFSALGRIHNKDANNNVVIGNVYAKEAKSNIIINDDKDTFIAIDGVDDLTIVKSNGVLLIYPNNKDSKIKEILKDIREKDELKDKRNLL; this is translated from the coding sequence ATGAAAAAATCAGTACTTATAATGGCTGGAGGAATAGGTGAAAGACTATGGCCTCTAAGCAGAGAAAGTAAACCAAAACAATTTTTAAGTATTATAGAAAATAAATCTCTTATAGAACAGACAATAGACAGAGCATTAAAAATTACTAGTGAAGATAATATTTTCATAATAACAGGCAAAAGATATAAAGATGTATTTGCTAAATATATGCCTTCCTTTAAAAACATTATATATGAACCAATGGGAAGGGATACAGCAGCAGCTATTGCCCTAGGTGCTATTTCCATAAAAGAAAAGATAGGAAATGCTATGATTGCTGTGCTTCCAGCAGATCCTATAATAAAAAATGAAGATTTATTCATAAAATCCATTGAAAATGCCATTGAAGTAAGTGAAAATACTAATGATGTTGTAGTAGTAGGAATTAAACCTAATAGAGCTGAAACAGGATACGGATACATAAAAATAAAAGACAATATCAAAGATGATGTATATAATGTTGATAGATTCGTAGAAAAGCCTAATTATGAAAATGCATGCAAATTTTTAGAAGATGGTAATTATCTATGGAACAGCGGTATGTTTATATGGTCTATAGATAATATTCTTAATTCAATAAAAGAATTAATGCCTGATACATATAATAAAACCGTACAAACATTAGAAGCAAAAGATGATATTCAAAAAGAAGAAATATTCAAAACTATAGATAAAATATCTTTCGACTTCGGTATAATGGAAAAATTAAATAATATTAAATGTATAAAATCTAGATTCTTTTGGGATGATTTGGGAGCATTTTCAGCACTTGGAAGAATACATAATAAAGATGCTAATAATAACGTAGTAATAGGAAATGTATATGCTAAAGAAGCAAAAAGCAATATCATAATAAATGATGATAAAGATACTTTCATAGCAATAGACGGAGTTGATGATTTAACTATAGTAAAATCAAACGGAGTGCTTTTAATTTATCCAAACAATAAAGATTCAAAAATTAAAGAAATATTGAAGGATATAAGAGAAAAAGATGAATTAAAAGACAAAAGAAATTTACTTTAA